In the genome of Tautonia rosea, the window AATTGCTGGGAGAGCGTTCTCTCCGAATCCGCTCGGGGTGCCTTGTGAGGATCTTCCAGCGTGCGATTGGCAGCGAGACGCGACGTTGAGCGGGCCAGATCGCGCACCTTGCTTCCCGAATCCGGCTCAGGTGCGCAATCTTCCTCATCTGCAAGAAAAAGCGTTGGTATCACTCGGAACAGGGAGATAGACTCCCTCTCGCTCGATCGGGCCGGTCGAGACCGAAGGATCAGACCCGGACCGGCTCGAGTCCCCCGTTGCGGCTTCTCGCGTATCTTGAACGTCGGCACGGCTTGCCCGAGAACGTGCTCCCCAACCACGAAACCAGGTGCAGGTTCTTCTTGCAAGCCAGCCTGGACGATCTCATGGCCCTTGGCCGCTTGATCGTCCCGACCACCAGGGTGCCGGCAACATCACTCCGTCATCAAGGAAGGATGCCATGACGAAGGAGAAGGATCGGCCGCTGATTGGGATCAACATGGACCTTCGAGGCACTGGCCGAGGCCAGCTCCCGCATTCGATTGTCCAGACCGGCTATTACGACGCCATTCTGACCGCGGGTGGAATCCCGGTCTTGATTCCCCCACTATTCCGAGAGCCTGAGATCGCCCCAATCCTCGATCGGCTCGATGGTCTTGTCCTCACCGGTGGTGACGACATGGACCCCCGCAAGCAAAATGTGGCTCCTCACCAATCGGTCACGGTCATGTCCGAGCGCCGAGAAGCTGCCGACCGCCTGCTCTGCCGTCTTGCCGCCAAGCGACGCCTGCCGACCCTGGCCATCGGCCTCGGCATGCAGGAGATGAACGTCGAGCACGGCGGGGGCCTTTACGTTCACGTCCCCGAGGACCTGCCTCGCGCCATCCCGCACCGAGATCCGCACGGTGGCGCCCACCGGCACATCGTGGTCATGGAACCCGGCACCTTGCTTGAAGAAATCTACGGCGAGGGAGAAATCCGGGTCAACAGCTACCACCACCAGGGGATTCGCAAGCTCGCCTCCATGTTCCGGCCCGCAGCCCACGCTCCGGACGGATTGCTCGAAGCCTACGAGTATCACGACATGGACGAGTGGTGGTGCGTCGGCGTGCAGTGGCACCCCGAGAACGAAGGTCACATTTCGCTCGATACACAACTCCTCGAAGCCTTTATCCAGGCTTCCGACCGGGGCTTCCGCCGAGTCCTCCCGACCAAGGTCAAGGCCGCCTGATCTGGCTTGCCCTCAAGAACCATGCTTTGGCTGGCCCCTCGAAACGCTTCAGGGGCCGGCACGGCTCTCCGTACTAAAGGGTCCGGCTCGGGTCGAATGTGCAAGGATGCGCATTTCGACCCGAGGTCGGCCCGCCCTTTTTTCTCGCGCTCGTCGAGTCAATTGGGCGGTAGCCTGGGCACGTCTCGAATCCATTCGACCGGTTCGAATTACCCTCGATTGAGAATCAACAAGCCAAGCCCTGCGAGCACCAGGCCCGCACCGCCCGTCATCCCGTACGCGGGAATCGGCAGTTGGACGTTCATCCACGAACTCACCATCCCGAGACTGAACGCCACCAGGCCCAGCGCAAGAAACGCGAGGCCAGTCGCCGAGAGGACCTTGC includes:
- a CDS encoding gamma-glutamyl-gamma-aminobutyrate hydrolase family protein, translating into MTKEKDRPLIGINMDLRGTGRGQLPHSIVQTGYYDAILTAGGIPVLIPPLFREPEIAPILDRLDGLVLTGGDDMDPRKQNVAPHQSVTVMSERREAADRLLCRLAAKRRLPTLAIGLGMQEMNVEHGGGLYVHVPEDLPRAIPHRDPHGGAHRHIVVMEPGTLLEEIYGEGEIRVNSYHHQGIRKLASMFRPAAHAPDGLLEAYEYHDMDEWWCVGVQWHPENEGHISLDTQLLEAFIQASDRGFRRVLPTKVKAA